The proteins below are encoded in one region of Candidatus Krumholzibacteriota bacterium:
- a CDS encoding glycoside hydrolase family 3 protein — protein sequence MQNELMRRLFSRVAVGLGGLALTGDERRLLHALRPAGIVLFARNVADGPGVRRLVEETRETVVGAGGDAPLVLADQEGGRISVLAAAAGAPPTQSALACCSSPVRLAVYRSSAARMRALGVDFLLGPLADTGEERLNPVIGVRSFGAGEAETADLVREAVGIYRRDVLSCIKHFPGHGSASRDSHLTLPVLSRTLAELRERDILPFAAGIAAGADAVMTAHVAPRGRTRPASLDPEIVDGLLRRDMGFGGAIVTDALEMAGAGGDAAAAAGAAIEAGSDLLLFSAPIGQAAAALESALKSGTLDPALLAGPRHEDALGRLHALRRRAEGLPPAVETGDAAAIPAADDEAAAEAIEVRGPLPTVSSFRFAGEEEDLRGPVVSRFARLLLGAANSAGALPAGSKPPGTVGPVFRAPETGETRRLRIVDLPGGASPDACVLFCRRPVTPAAVEEACGYARVLVVAGWPWAEGERRRTVVVTRGTWDAAAAAVGRLLGKEKSD from the coding sequence ATGCAGAACGAACTGATGCGGCGCCTGTTCTCGCGCGTCGCGGTCGGCCTCGGGGGCCTGGCGCTCACCGGCGACGAGCGACGGCTCCTCCACGCGCTTCGCCCGGCGGGGATCGTCCTCTTCGCCCGGAACGTCGCCGACGGGCCCGGTGTCCGGCGGCTGGTGGAGGAGACGCGGGAGACGGTCGTCGGGGCCGGCGGCGACGCCCCGCTCGTTCTGGCCGACCAGGAGGGCGGCCGGATCTCCGTGCTCGCGGCGGCGGCCGGGGCGCCCCCGACGCAGTCGGCCCTCGCGTGCTGCTCCTCCCCGGTCCGCCTGGCCGTCTACCGCTCGAGCGCGGCGAGGATGCGCGCCCTGGGCGTCGATTTCCTCCTCGGTCCCCTCGCGGACACCGGCGAGGAACGACTCAATCCGGTCATCGGCGTCCGCTCGTTCGGCGCCGGCGAGGCGGAAACGGCCGATCTCGTCCGCGAGGCCGTCGGCATCTACCGGCGGGACGTCCTTTCCTGCATCAAGCATTTTCCCGGCCACGGATCCGCCTCGCGCGACTCGCACCTGACCCTGCCCGTCCTGTCGCGCACGCTCGCCGAGCTGCGCGAACGCGATATCCTGCCCTTCGCCGCGGGGATCGCCGCGGGCGCCGACGCCGTGATGACGGCCCATGTCGCCCCGCGAGGGCGCACGCGGCCCGCGTCCCTCGACCCGGAGATCGTCGACGGCCTGCTGCGGCGCGACATGGGATTCGGCGGGGCGATCGTCACCGACGCGCTCGAGATGGCAGGAGCCGGCGGCGACGCCGCGGCGGCAGCCGGAGCGGCCATCGAGGCGGGGAGCGACCTGCTCCTCTTCTCCGCGCCGATCGGGCAGGCGGCCGCCGCTCTCGAATCGGCCCTAAAATCGGGGACCCTCGATCCCGCCCTCCTCGCGGGGCCGCGGCACGAGGACGCGCTCGGGCGCCTGCACGCCCTGCGGCGGCGCGCGGAGGGCCTGCCGCCGGCCGTCGAGACGGGCGACGCCGCGGCGATTCCGGCGGCCGATGACGAGGCGGCCGCCGAGGCGATCGAGGTGCGCGGCCCGCTTCCGACCGTCAGCTCCTTCCGGTTCGCGGGGGAGGAGGAGGATCTTCGCGGCCCCGTGGTTTCACGGTTCGCGAGGCTCCTGCTCGGCGCGGCGAACTCGGCGGGCGCCCTTCCCGCCGGTTCGAAACCGCCGGGCACGGTCGGGCCGGTCTTCCGCGCCCCCGAAACGGGCGAAACGAGGCGGCTCCGTATCGTCGACCTTCCCGGCGGCGCGTCACCCGACGCATGCGTGCTGTTCTGCCGCCGGCCCGTCACGCCGGCCGCCGTCGAGGAGGCGTGCGGCTACGCGCGCGTTCTCGTGGTCGCCGGCTGGCCCTGGGCGGAAGGAGAGCGTCGCCGGACGGTCGTCGTGACGCGGGGGACCTGGGACGCGGCGGCCGCCGCCGTCGGGAGGCTGCTGGGAAAAGAAAAATCAGATTGA
- a CDS encoding RNA-binding protein yields MSKNIYVGNLPFNTTDDQLGDVFRPYGSVSSARVIRDRMTDRSRGFGFVEMDNDDEAEKAIAETNGKEMDGRQLRVSEARPRNDRGGMGGGGGRNY; encoded by the coding sequence ATGTCCAAGAACATCTATGTCGGGAACCTTCCCTTCAATACCACTGACGACCAGCTCGGCGACGTCTTCCGTCCCTACGGCTCCGTCTCTTCCGCACGCGTGATCCGCGACCGGATGACCGACCGCTCGCGCGGTTTCGGTTTCGTGGAGATGGACAACGACGACGAGGCCGAGAAGGCCATCGCCGAGACGAACGGCAAGGAAATGGACGGCCGCCAGCTTCGCGTCAGCGAGGCCCGTCCGCGCAACGACCGCGGCGGCATGGGCGGCGGCGGCGGACGCAACTACTAG